In Arachis hypogaea cultivar Tifrunner chromosome 17, arahy.Tifrunner.gnm2.J5K5, whole genome shotgun sequence, a single window of DNA contains:
- the LOC112764744 gene encoding oxygen-evolving enhancer protein 1, chloroplastic, giving the protein MAASLQAAATLMQSPKLGINGRPNTLSLKPTHSLSKAFGLEPAASKLTCSLHTDLKDLALKCVEATKVAGFALATSALVVSGASAEGVPKRLTYDEIQSKTYLEVKGTGTANQCPTIEGGVESFAFKPGKYNAKKFCLEPTSFTVKAEGVTKNSPLEFQNTKLMTRLTYTLDEIEGPFEVSSDGTVKFEEKDGIDYAAVTVQLPGGERVPFLFTIKQLVASGKPDNFGGEFLVPSYRGSSFLDPKGRGASTGYDNAVALPAGGRGDEEELAKENNKSASSSKGKITLSVTQSKPETGEVIGVFESIQPSDTDLGAKAPKDVKIQGVWYAQLES; this is encoded by the exons ATGGCAGCGTCACTTCAAGCGGCGGCTACACTCATGCAATCCCCCAAGCTGGGCATCAATGGCCGCCCCAACACTCTTTCCCTGAAGCCCACTCACTCCCTCTCAAAAGCCTTCGGTTTGGAACCCGCTGCCTCCAAACTCACTTGCTCTCTTCACACTGATCTCAAGGACTTGGCTCTCAAATGTGTTGAGGCCACCAAAGTTGCAGGATTCGCCCTTGCCACCTCTGCTCTCGTTGTTTCT GGAGCAAGTGCAGAAGGTGTTCCAAAGAGATTAACCTATGATGAAATCCAGAGTAAGACATACTTGGAAGTGAAGGGGACAGGAACCGCGAACCAGTGCCCAACAATCGAAGGCGGAGTGGAATCATTTGCCTTCAAGCCAGGCAAGTACAATGCCAAGAAATTCTGTCTTGAGCCCACTTCCTTCACTGTCAAGGCAGAGGGTGTCACCAAGAATTCTCCTTTGGAATTCCAAAACACCAAACTCATGACACGTCTTACCTACACCCTCGACGAGATTGAGGGACCCTTCGAGGTGTCCTCTGATGGCACCGTGAAATTTGAGGAGAAGGACGGCATTGACTACGCTGCAGTGACTGTTCAGCTCCCGGGAGGAGAGCGCGTGCCGTTCCTCTTCACCATCAAGCAGTTGGTGGCATCAGGGAAACCAGACAACTTTGGCGGAGAGTTTTTGGTGCCATCTTACCGTGGCAGCTCTTTCTTGGACCCCAAGGGAAGAGGTGCTTCCACCGGGTATGACAATGCAGTAGCATTGCCGGCCGGTGGAAGAGGAGACGAGGAAGAACTCGCTAAGGAGAACAACAAGAGTGCATCATCATCCAAAGGGAAGATCACGTTGAGCGTGACGCAGAGCAAGCCAGAGACCGGAGAGGTTATTGGTGTGTTTGAGAGCATTCAGCCATCAGACACTGATTTGGGTGCCAAAGCTCCAAAGGATGTTAAGATCCAAGGAGTGTGGTATGCTCAGCTTGAGTCATAG
- the LOC112765964 gene encoding putative BPI/LBP family protein At1g04970 → MAPSLLFLLISLLFIQSSGDLQQHNEEGHISVMISDKGLDFAKDLLIDKAIASIVMSQLPEIEKSVQVPLVGKAKVVLSEITIKDIQINSSTVETGDSGIVVVVSGATANLNMNWRYSCSSWLVPIGISDSGTATVKVKDLEVGLTVNLRNQGGTLKLILLDYGCNVGDISIKLNGGAAWLYQVLVDAFEGNIASSVEDAISKKIREGISTLDNLLQSLPQTISIDQTAVLNVSFVDNPVLSNSSIEVEINGLFIGTNKVLVPRSSLNRLETSTSCGGSPKMIKISIHEDVFNSASSVYFTADSMQWILDELPDQNLLNTAEWRFIVPQLFKQYPNDDMNLNISVSSAPVIQVTNQDIKATINLDIIIDVLESGQVIPVACISVDISASFAAEIIGNNVTGKLKLIKFSTNLKWSKIGKLHMQLIQSLTSSVLKTVIIPYLNSQLKRGIELPILDGFAVSNARIAYAQPWIELCSDVSFSGDSYLMLLPASVS, encoded by the exons ATGGCTCCATCACTTCTCTTCCTTCTTATATCACTTCTCTTCATTCAAAGCAGTGGTGATCTCCAACAACACAATGAAGAGGGTCACATCTCTGTGATGATATCTGATAAGGGTCTTGACTTTGCCAAGGATTTGCTGATAGACAAAGCTATTGCCTCCATTGTTATGTCTCAGCTTCCAGAGATTGAGAAGTCAGTGCAAGTTCCACTTGTTGGAAAAGCAAAAGTGGTTCTTTCTGAGATCACAATCAAAGATATCCAAATAAACTCTTCAACGGTTGAGACTGGAGATTCAGGAATTGTTGTGGTAGTTTCTGGTGCCACTGCAAACTTGAACATGAATTGGAGGTATAGTTGTAGCAGTTGGTTAGTCCCAATTGGAATCTCTGATAGTGGAACTGCCACTGTTAAG GTTAAAGATCTGGAAGTGGGGCTTACAGTAAATTTAAGGAACCAAGGAGGAACTCTTAAGTTAATTCTATTAGATTATGGATGTAATGTTGGAGATATCTCTATAAAGTTGAATGGTGGAGCAGCATGGCTTTACCAAGT TTTAGTGGATGCTTTTGAAGGAAACATAGCTTCTTCAGTTGAAGATGCCATttcaaagaaaataagagaagGGATATCAACACTTGACAACTTATTGCAGTCTCTTCCACAGACAATCTCAATTGACCAAACTGCTGTTCTAAATGTTTCTTTTGTGGACAATCCTGTGCTGAGTAACTCTTCCATTGAAGTTGAAATCAATGGTTTGTTCATAGGGACAAACAAAGTTTTAGTACCTCGAAGTAGCCTCAACAGATTGGAGACTTCAACTTCTTGTGGAGGATCACCAAAGATGATCAAGATTTCAATACATGAAGATGTTTTCAACTCTGCTTCCTCTGTTTACTTCACA GCAGATAGTATGCAATGGATTCTTGATGAGTTACCTGATCAGAATCTTTTGAACACTGCTGAATGGAGATTCATAGTTCCACAATTGTTCAAGCAATATCCAAATGATGACATGAATCTCAATATCTCTGTATCCTCTGCACCGGTAATACAAGTAACTAACCAAGATATCAAAGCAACCATTAACTTAGACATCATAATTGATGTTCTTGAATCCGGTCAAGTGATACCTGTTGCATGCATCTCAGTG GATATTAGTGCTTCTTTTGCTGCAGAAATCATAGGAAACAATGTTACTGGTAAACTCAAATTGATAAAGTTTTCAACAAACTTGAAGTGGAGCAAAATTGGAAAACTACACATGCAACTGATTCAG TCCCTGACATCAAGTGTCCTCAAAACTGTCATCATACCATACCTTAACTCACAACTTAAGAGGGGAATTGAATTGCCAATTCTTGATGGTTTCGCCGTCAGTAATGCGCGAATCGCGTATGCTCAGCCGTGGATTGAATTGTGCAGTGATGTTTCCTTCTCAGGAGACTCATATCTGATGCTGCTGCCAGCTTCAGTATCATAA
- the LOC112767148 gene encoding serine/threonine-protein phosphatase PP-X isozyme 2, translated as MSDLDRQIEQLKKCEPLKESEVKALCLKAMEILVEESNVQRVDAPVTICGDIHGQFYDMKELFKVGGDCPKTNYLFLGDFVDRGFYSVETFLLLLALKVRYPDRITLIRGNHESRQITQVYGFYDECLRKYGSVNVWRYCTDIFDYLSLSALIENRIFSVHGGLSPPISTLDQIRTIDRKQEVPHDGAMCDLLWSDPEDIVDGWSLSPRGAGFLFGGSVVTSFNHSNNIDYICRAHQLVMEGYKWMFNNQIVTVWSAPNYCYRCGNVAAILELDGNLNKQFRVFDAAPQESRGAPAKKPAPDYFL; from the exons atGTCAGACCTAGACAGGCAAATAGAGCAGCTGAAGAAATGCGAACCTCTCAAAGAGTCTGAAGTGAAGGCTCTCTGCCTCAAAGCCATGGAAATCCTCGTCGAAGAGAGCAACGTTCAACGCGTCGACGCCCCCGTCACC ATATGCGGTGACATCCATGGTCAGTTTTATGACATGAAGGAGCTTTTCAAAGTAGGAGGTGATTGCCCCAAAACAAACTACCTGTTCCTTGGGGATTTTGTCGATAGAGGATTTTACTCAGTTGAAACATTTCTGCTTCTGCTGGCTCTTAAG GTGAGGTATCCAGATCGGATAACACTCATTAGGGGGAACCATGAGAGCCGTCAGATCACACAG GTGTATGGATTTTATGATGAATGCCTTCGAAAATATGGTTCAGTCAATGTTTGGAGATATTGTACTGATATATTCGACTACTTAAG CTTGTCCGCCCTGATCGAAAACAGGATTTTCAGTGTCCATGGTGGTCTTTCTCCTCCCATTTCAACATTGGATCAG ATACGGACTATTGATCGGAAGCAAGAAGTACCCCATGATGGTGCCATGTGTGACCTCCTATGGTCTGACCCAGAAGATATCGTGGATGGATGGAGTCTAAGTCCTCGTGGTGCTGGGTTCTTATTTGGTGGTAGTGTTGTTACTTCTTTTAACCACTCCAATAACATTGACTATATATGCCGTGCTCATCAGTTGGTAATGGAAGGATATAAATGGATGTTTAATAACCAGATAGTTACTGTCTGGTCAGCTCCAAATTATTGCTACAG ATGTGGTAATGTAGCTGCAATTCTGGAGTTGGATGGAAATCTTAATAAGCAGTTCCGGGTGTTTGATGCTGCTCCACAG GAATCAAGAGGGGCACCTGCCAAGAAGCCAGCACCGGATTACTTCCTATGA
- the LOC112767145 gene encoding cell division protein FtsZ homolog 1, chloroplastic → MAMLRVTSPNELLYRNAHSSSPRLPLQPRTTTILTHPKRFTRRRFGSVRCSYAFVDNAKIKVVGIGGGGNNAVNRMIGSGLHGVDFYAINTDAQALLHSSAENPIQIGELLTRGLGTGGNPLLGEQAAEESKEAIASALKGSDLVFITAGMGGGTGSGAAPVVAQISKEAGYLTVGVVTYPFSFEGRKRSLQALEAIERLQKNVDTLIVIPNDRLLDIADEQTALQDAFHLADDVLRQGVQGISDIITIPGLVNVDFADVKAVMKDSGTAMLGVGVSSGKNRAEEAAEQATLAPLIGSSIQSATGVVYNITGGRDITLQEVNRVSQVVTSLADPSANIIFGAVVDDRYTGEIHVTIIATGFSQSFQKKLLTDPRAAKLLDKVVEGQESKTRSSPLKSSNSPSTVESRASPRKLFF, encoded by the exons ATGGCAATGCTTCGTGTGACAAGCCCTAACGAGCTTCTCTACCGCAATGCACACTCTTCTTCACCGCGCCTTCCTCTTCAACCTAGAACAACAACCATACTAACACACCCAAAACGCTTCACTCGTCGTCGTTTCGGGTCTGTGAGGTGCTCCTATGCTTTTGTGGATAACGCAAAGATTAAAGTTGTTGGAATCGGCGGTGGCGGCAACAATGCTGTTAATCGCATGATCGGTAGTGGTTTACAT GGTGTGGACTTCTATGCAATAAACACTGATGCTCAAGCATTGTTACATTCTTCTGCTGAGAACCCTATTCAAATTGGTGAACTTCTGACTCGTGGATTAG GTACTGGTGGGAATCCGCTCTTGGGGGAGCAAGCTGCAGAAGAATCGAAAGAAGCTATTGCTAGTGCTCTTAAGGGATCGGATTTGGTGTTCATAACGGCCGGGATGGGTGGGGGCACGGGTTCTGGTGCTGCCCCGGTTGTGGCCCAAATATCCAAAGAGGCTGGTTACTTGACTGTAGGTGTCGTTACCTATCCCTTCAGTTTCGAAGGACGCAAAAGATCCTTGCAG GCACTTGAAGCCATTGAAAGGCTGCAGAAAAATGTTGATACGCTTATTGTTATTCCAAATGATCGTTTGCTTGACATTGCTGATGAGCAGACAGCTCTTCAGGATGCTTTCCATCTTGCTGATGATGTTTTACGTCAAGGGGTACAGGGAATATCAGACATCATTACA ATACCTGGACTTGTGAATGTGGATTTTGCTGATGTGAAGGCAGTAATGAAGGACTCTGGAACTGCAATGCTTGGAGTCGGTGTTTCCTCTGGTAAAAACCGAGCAGAAGAAGCAGCAGAACAGGCTACTTTGGCTCCTTTAATCGGTTCATCTATTCAGTCAGCTACTGGAGTGGTATATAATATTACAGGAGGAAGGGACATAACCCTGCAGGAAGTGAATAGGGTGTCTCAG GTGGTGACAAGTTTGGCTGATCCTTCTGCAAATATTATTTTTGGAGCTGTTGTTGATGATCGCTACACCGGGGAGATTCATGTGACTATCATCGCAACTGGCTTCTCGCAGTCCTTTCAGAAGAAGCTACTGACAGATCCAAGGGCTGCAAAGCTGCTTGACAAAGTGGTTGAGGGCCAAGAAAGCAAGACAAGGTCTTCTCCCCTCAAGTCTTCAAATTCACCTTCAACAGTTGAATCTAGAGCATCTCCAAGAAAGCTCTTCTTTTAG
- the LOC112767149 gene encoding syntaxin-52, translating to MASALDSWVKEYNEAVKLGDDITAMMSGRNSVPSSGPETQRHTSAIRRKITILGTRLDSLQSLLSKLPAKQAISEKEMNRRKDMIANLRSKVNQMASTLNMSNFENRDLLLGPETKPDAMSRTTGLDNNQLVGFQRQIMKEQDNGLAKLEETVLSTKHIALAVNEELDLHTRLIDDLDQHVDVTNSRMRWVQKKLSIVNKRTKGGCSCWCLLLSVVGIVGLLLVIWILLVHL from the exons ATGGCATCTGCTTTAGACTCATGGGTGAAGGAATACAATGAAGCGGTGAAACTTGGTGATGATATTACAGCCATGATGTCCGGGCGGAACTCGGTTCCGTCGTCCGGGCCTGAAACCCAGCGTCACACATCTGCTATAAGAAGGAAGATTACAATATTGGGGACCAGACTTGATAGCTTGCAATCCCTTTTGTCTAAGCTTCCTGCAAAACAAGCTAT ATCTGAGAAGGAGATGAATCGCCGCAAGGATATGATTGCAAATTTGAGATCTAAAGTTAACCAAATGGCTTCCACTTTGAACATGTCAAACTTTGAAAATAGAGACCTTTTGCTTGGGCCAGAAACAAAGCCAGATGCCATGAGCAGAACAACTGGCCTGGACAACAACCAACTTGTTGGATTTCAACGGCAAATTATGAAAG AACAAGACAATGGCCTTGCAAAATTGGAGGAGACTGTACTAAGCACCAAACATATTGCACTTGCTGTCAATGAAGAGTTGGATCTACACACTAGACTTATT GATGACTTGGACCAACATGTAGATGTTACAAATTCTCGGATGAGG TGGGTGCAGAAGAAATTGTCAATTGTAAATAAACGAACCAAGGGTGGTTGCTCCTGCTGGTGCTTACTTTTATCAGTGGTTGGCATTGTGGGTTTGCTTCTTGTCATTTGGATTTTGCTCGTTCATTTGTAA